One stretch of Meriones unguiculatus strain TT.TT164.6M chromosome 7, Bangor_MerUng_6.1, whole genome shotgun sequence DNA includes these proteins:
- the Mideas gene encoding mitotic deacetylase-associated SANT domain protein isoform X2 — protein MNLQAQPKAQNKRKRCPFGNQEPAAKEQPPPLQAPPQSLRAKEEQYGAHEGPAGIASTAQPVELPPPNSLALLNNVVYGSERTTAAMLSQQAQVSSVKWPNSVMAPGRGLERGGGGGISDSGWQQQPGQPPPHPAWNRLSLYSGPKGSPHPGVGVSPYYNHPEALKGNKPGGPQLDHYGNAVPLEVGRPQAPLNSFHAAKKPPNQTLPLQPFQLAFGHQVNRQVFRQGPQPSNPTTTFPSPKQQQQQQQQQPAALPQMQLFENFYSMHQPPSQQPQDFGLAPGGPLGQTHLAHHGMAPYPFPHNPDMNPELRKALLQDAAPQPVLPQPQMSFPRRSRRLSKEGILPPSSLDGAGTQAGQEPAGNLFLHHWPLQQPPPPGALGQPHPEALGFPLELRESQLLADGERLAPNGREPPAMGNEEVMRAGVLGDCGQTIRGGVIQSTRRRRRASQEANLLTLAQKAVELASLQDANGSEEKQKSVLASTGKCGVEFSEPALAAKRAREESGMAPLIIPVSVPVRTVGPTEVAQVGSADEDEKGLEQYPTEHKPSVIVTGRRSARVPGTDAPAQAEDLNVKLEGEPSLRKPKQRPRPEPLIIPTKAGTFIAPPVYSNITPYQSHLRSPVRLADHPSERSFELPPYTPPPILSPVREGSGLYFNAIISTSSIPAPPPVTPKSAHRTLLRSNSSEVTPPVLSVMGEATPVSIEPRINVGTRFQAEIPMMRDRALAAADPHKADLVWQPWEHLESSREKQRQVDDLLTAACSSIFPGAGTNQELALHYLHESRGDILETLNKLLLKKPLRPHNHPLATYHYTGSDQWKMAERKLFNKGIAIYKKDFFLVQKLNPPGHDTVTFLFLAWHCSLERSGNCFPGG, from the exons ATGAACCTCCAGGCCCAGCCCAAGGCTCAGAATAAGCGCAAGCGTTGCCCTTTTGGGAATCAGGAGCCAGCTGCCAAGGAACAGCCACCGCCGCTGCAGGCTCCACCACAGTCCCTCAGAGCAAAAGAGGAGCAGTACGGGGCCCACGAAGGTCCAGCGGGGATCGCCTCCACCGCCCAGCCCGTGGAGCTCCCCCCTCCCAACAGCCTGGCGCTGCTCAACAATGTGGTGTACGGGTCTGAGCGGACCACGGCAGCCATGTTGTCCCAGCAGGCCCAAGTAAGCTCAGTGAAGTGGCCCAACTCCGTGATGGCTCCCGGGCGGGGCCTGGAGCGTGGAGGGGGTGGAGGGATCAGTGACAGTGGCTGGCAGCAACAACCTGGCCAGCCCCCGCCCCACCCCGCGTGGAACCGCCTGTCTCTCTACAGTGGACCCAAAGGGAGCCCTCATCCAGGCGTGGGGGTCTCTCCCTACTATAACCACCCTGAGGCCCTGAAGGGAAACAAACCGGGGGGTCCCCAGCTGGATCACTATGGAAACGCAGTGCCCCTGGAGGTGGGGCGGCCCCAAGCACCCTTGAACTCTTTCCACGCAGCCAAGAAACCCCCAAACCAGACACTGCCCCTGCAGCCCTTCCAGCTGGCCTTTGGTCACCAGGTGAACCGCCAGGTCTTCCGGCAGGGCCCGCAGCCCTCCAACCCCACCACCACCTTCCCGTCTccgaagcagcagcagcagcaacagcagcagcaaccgGCAGCCCTGCCTCAGATGCAGCTATTTGAGAACTTCTACTCCATGCACCAACCGCCTTCGCAGCAGCCCCAGGACTTTGGCCTGGCACCCGGTGGGCCACTGGGACAGACCCACTTGGCTCACCACGGCATGGCCCCTTACCCTTTCCCCCACAACCCGGACATGAACCCAGAGCTGCGCAAGGCCCTCCTGCAGGACGCTGCCCCACAGCCTGTGCTACCTCAGCCTCAGATGTCCTTCCCGCGCCGCTCCCGCCGTCTCTCCAAGGAGGGGATTCTGCCTCCCAGCTCCCTCGACGGAGCTGGCACCCAAGCTGGGCAGGAGCCCGCGGGCAATCTGTTCCTCCATCACTGGCCTCTACAGCAGCCACCGCCGCCGGGCGCCCTGGGGCAGCCGCATCCTGAAGCCCTGGGATTCCCGTTAGAACTGAGGGAGTCGCAGCTGCTGGCTGACGGGGAGAGACTGGCACCCAATGGTCGGGAGCCTCCTGCCATGGGTAACGAGGAGGTCATGAGGGCTGGGGTGCTGGGGGACTGTGGGCAGACGATACGAGGCGGGGTGATCCAGAGCACACGGCGGAGGCGCAGGGCGTCCCAGGAGGCTAATTTGCTGACCCTGGCGCAGAAGGCGGTGGAGCTGGCCTCGCTGCAG GATGCCAATGGCTCTGAGGAGAAGCAGAAGAGCGTCTTGGCCTCAACCGGCAAGTGCGGGGTGGAGTTTTCCGAGCCTGCCTTAGCCGCCAAGCGGGCTCGGGAGGAGAGCGGGATGGCGCCCCTCATTATCCCGGTGTCTGTTCCTGTGAGGACTGTGGGTCCAACTGAGGTGGCCCAAGTTGGAAGTGCTGATGAGGACGAGAAGGGTCTCGAACAGTACCCCACTGAGCACAAGCCTTCAGTCATCGTGACCGGCAGGCGGTCCGCCCGAGTTCCTGGGACAGACGCTCCGGCTCAG GCTGAAGACCTGAATGTCAAGTTGGAGGGGGAGCCTTCCTTGAGGAAACCAAAGCAGCGGCCACGGCCAGAGCCCCTCATCATCCCCACCAAGGCTGGCACTTTCATCGCCCCTCCTGTCTACTCCAACATCACCCCCTACCAGAGCCACCTCCGTTCTCCTGTCCGCCTTGCCGACCACCCCTCCGAGCGGAGCTTTGAGCTGCCCCCCTACACGCCACCCCCCATCCTTAGCCCCGTCCGGGAAGGCTCTGGCCTCTACTTCAATGCCATCATATCAACCAGCAGCATCCCAGCTCCTCCTCCCGTCACGCCAAAGAGCGCCCATCGTACCCTGCTCCGCTCGA ACAGTTCTGAAGTCACCCCACCCGTCCTCTCGGTGATGGGGGAGGCCACCCCTGTGAGCATCGAACC ACGGATCAACGTTGGTACCCGGTTCCAAGCAGAAATTCCCATGATGAGAGACCGGGCCCTGGCAGCTGCAGATCCCCATAAGGCTGACCTGGTGTGGCAGCCGTGGGAACATCTTGAGAGCAGCCGAGAGAAGCAAAGGCAGG TGGATGACCTGCTGACAGCTGCCTGTTCAAGCATCTTCCCCGGTGCTGGCACCAACCAGGAACTGGCTCTGCACTATCTGCATGAATCCAGGGGGGACATCCTG GAAACGCTGAATAAGCTGCTACTGAAGAAGCCCCTGCGGCCCCACAATCACCCGCTGGCAACGTATCACTACACAG GCTCTGACCAGTGGAAGATGGCGGAGAGGAAGCTGTTCAACAAGGGCATTGCCATCTATAAGAAAGATTTCTTCCTGGTGCAGAAGCTG AATCCTCCTGGACATGACACTGTGACATTTCTCTTCCTCGCCTGGCACTGCTCCCTGGAGAGGAGCGGAAACTGTTTCCCTGGTGGATGA